TCGCCCTAACAATCAAAATTAAATTATTGAATTATATTTATTTTATAATTTAACAAAAGCAAAACACCACAAACAAACTGGAAACAATCATTAACACGAACAAAGTATAAAAATTGCAATATTCAAAAAATTTTTTCACTATTTTTTAATGTTAAAAAATGACTTTTTTAATAACATTTGAACGTTATGCAACACCATGTATTACGCGGGTTTCACGCTCATTTGGTCGCACAAAAAAACAGCACCATTTCTCCGGTTTTTTCAGCTCATATCCAAATGTCCAACTTGATGCACCAACAAGATGTGGCACACAACGTGCACGATAAACCACCAATGTCATAAAGTCGGGCCAACTCAAATCGCCCATTGGTGATCAACCAAAAGGTTTGAGTTGAACAGGATGTATGCCCATTTCCAATGAACGGAGATCGTTATGCTTACGAGAAAATCGTTGCTATCCCTCGCTATCGGTACATCACTGCTAGCAAGTTCTTATTCCAGCTTTGCCGAGATTAAAATTGGGGTGGTCACGTCGAGTACAGGCCCTATTGCACTCGTCGGAATTCCACAGAAAAACTCTATCGATTTACTACCCAAATCGGTGGCGGGCGAAAAAATTACCTACCTGCCTTTAGATGATGGCAGCGACCCTACCGCGACAGTGAAAGCGTTCAAGAAACTCATCAGTGAAGAACATGTCGACGCCATCATTGGCCCAAGTGGCTCTGGCAATGCAATGGGCGTGATTCAATTTGCGGCTGAGTCGAAAACGCCTATGTTGGCGCCAGTAGGCACCGCAGCCGTGGTATTGCCCATGAACGAGCAGAAGAAATGGGTGTTTAAGACCACCCAAAATGATGACTTAATTGCATCAGCGCTCGTGGATCAAATGAAAGCTTCCGGCATCAAAACACTCGGGATGATCGGCACTGCGGATACCTACGGGGAAAACTGGTCCAAAGTCATGAAAGGCCTAACCGAGAAGGCAGGAATCAAAATCGTCGCCGATGAACACTTCCAACGTCAAGACACCTCGATCACCGGACAAGCACTCAAAGTGTTAATGGCCAATCCAGATGCAACTCTTATCGCCGCACCAGGCAGCTCTTCAGTGATGCCTGAAACAACGTTGAAAGAACAAGGCTATACCGGTCAGATGTATCAAACTCATGGCGCAGCTTTGGATTCCTTCTTGAAGTTAGGTGGTAAAGAAGTTAACGGAACCATTCTTGCTGCGAGCCTCATGTTGGTTTTGGATCAAGTTCCAGACAGCCCAGAAAAGCAAGTCGCGCAAAAATATGTCGATGCGTACAAAGCCAAATATCAAGTGACGCCACCTACGTTTGGTAGCAACGTTTATGACGCGGGATTACTGCTACAAAACGCAATTCCTACTGCACTGAAAACCGCAAAACCGGGGACGGAAGCCTTTCGCGTTGCGCTGCGCACAGCGTTAGAAAACACCAAAAATCTACCGGGTACGCAAGGGGTATATAACATGAGCCCAGCAGACCACAGCGGTTTTGATGAACGTGGCCGAGAATTGATTCAAGTGAAAAATGATCACTGGGTCCTGCTGAAATAATACGTCGCAAAGACACCAGCAACCGAGTTGAGTGAGCACAGGAACGCTCAATCCATTGTACTCTTAAAACCCACACTGAATGAACAATAACAGAAGGATGCGTGCAATCCACGACATCCTCAACACTGAAGTGCACTACTTCAGCGTCACACTTCAAGGAAGATACCGAGGAAATCAGGCGTATGAATTTTCAGATTGCTGTACTGCTCGGACAAGATGGAATAACCAATGGCGCGATCTACGCGTTACTCGCAATGTCGATCTTACTGGTTTTTACCGTCACCCGAGTTTTACTTATCCCATTAGGGGAGTTTGTCACCTATGGCGCACTCACCATGGCGATGATTCAAGCCAATAACACACCAATGACGGTTTGGTTATTGGTGACCTTTACTGTGATTACTTGTGTGATGGAGCTCTACACTATGAAATCACAAGGATTTAACCCCAAAGCACTGCCTTTCATGGTGGTCAAGTTATCGTACGCCGGCTTAATGCTGCTTGGCGCTTACACTCTGCCGCTCGCCAATATGCCAATGTTTATCCAAGGCGTTTTGACTCTGGGGCTGATTGTTCCGCTAGGGCCGATGATTTATCGCGTCTGTTTTCAGCCGCTGGCTTCTGCTCCCTCACTGGTATTGCTGATTGTTTCTATTGCGCTGCATGTGGCGATGGTTGGGGTTGGACTGCTAATGTTTGGTCCCGAAGGTGCCCGCACCGAACCGTTCTCCAGCAGTGTATTTCGCCTAGGTAATATCATGCTTAAAAGCCAAACCCTTTGGGTTATCGCGGCGTCACTTTGTTTGATTGTAATGCTGTTTATCGCCTTTGATCGCACCTTGTATGGCAAAGCGTTAAAAGCGACAGCGATTAACCGCACTGGCGCACGATTGATTGGCATTTCTCCTGATTTTGCTGGCAAAGCCACGTTTGGGTTAGCCACCTTTATTGGCGTTGCTTCCGGCATCCTTATCGCTCCAATTACCACTCTTTATTACGACTCCGGTTTCGTGATTAGCCTGAAAGGATTCGTTGGCGCCATCATTGGCGGCTTAGTCAGTTACCCACTGGCGGCCTTTGGATCAATTGCCGTTGGCTTGGTCGAAGCCTTATCGATGTTTTGGGCAAGTAACTACAAAGAAATCATCGTGTTTATGTTGATTATTCCGTTCTTAGTTTGGCGCTCAATGCACGGCCAACAACTCGAGGAGAACGACGGATGAAATTGCGTTTAATCATTGGCACCTTATTGGTTGTCGCTATTGTAGCGCCGCTGGCGCTGCCAAGTTATCAAGTCACGCTGTTGAACTACATCGGTCTTTATAGCTTAGTCGTATTGGGTTTAGTGCTACTCACTGGAGTAGCGGGCATGACAAGCTTTGGCCAAGCAGCCTTTGTTGGCTTGGGCGCGTATACCACCGCTTACCTGACCACCAGCGAGCAATTACCCGCTTGGCTTTCATGGACAGCGGGATCACCATGGATCGCTCTGATCGTCGGTTTGGTTCTAACTGCGGTTGTGGCACTACTCATTGGTAGCATCACATTAAAACTCTCTGGGCACTATTTACCTCTCGGTACGATTGCTTGGGGCATATCCCTCTATTACCTATTCGGTACGTTACCTGCCATGGGCGGCCACACCGGGCTTAGCGGTATTCCATCCCTAACCCTGTTTGGCATCAGTTTGAAAAGCAGTGAAGATATGTTTTATCTGATCTGGGCCCTGCTGCTGGCGGCTGTACTAATTACCGCTAACTTGCTTAACTCCCGTGAAGGTCGCGCTATTCGTGCTTTGAAAAATGGTCAGCTGATGGCTGAATCCATGGGTATTAATACCTTTCGCTCGAAAATGATTATCTTCTTAATCTCTGCCCTGTTCGCAGCAACGTCTGGCTGGCTCTACGCGCATATGCAACGTTTCGTGAACCCTACACCATTTGGATTAGGCATGGGGATAGACTATTTATTTATGGCTCTC
This DNA window, taken from Vibrio nitrifigilis, encodes the following:
- a CDS encoding ABC transporter substrate-binding protein — its product is MLTRKSLLSLAIGTSLLASSYSSFAEIKIGVVTSSTGPIALVGIPQKNSIDLLPKSVAGEKITYLPLDDGSDPTATVKAFKKLISEEHVDAIIGPSGSGNAMGVIQFAAESKTPMLAPVGTAAVVLPMNEQKKWVFKTTQNDDLIASALVDQMKASGIKTLGMIGTADTYGENWSKVMKGLTEKAGIKIVADEHFQRQDTSITGQALKVLMANPDATLIAAPGSSSVMPETTLKEQGYTGQMYQTHGAALDSFLKLGGKEVNGTILAASLMLVLDQVPDSPEKQVAQKYVDAYKAKYQVTPPTFGSNVYDAGLLLQNAIPTALKTAKPGTEAFRVALRTALENTKNLPGTQGVYNMSPADHSGFDERGRELIQVKNDHWVLLK
- a CDS encoding branched-chain amino acid ABC transporter permease, producing MNFQIAVLLGQDGITNGAIYALLAMSILLVFTVTRVLLIPLGEFVTYGALTMAMIQANNTPMTVWLLVTFTVITCVMELYTMKSQGFNPKALPFMVVKLSYAGLMLLGAYTLPLANMPMFIQGVLTLGLIVPLGPMIYRVCFQPLASAPSLVLLIVSIALHVAMVGVGLLMFGPEGARTEPFSSSVFRLGNIMLKSQTLWVIAASLCLIVMLFIAFDRTLYGKALKATAINRTGARLIGISPDFAGKATFGLATFIGVASGILIAPITTLYYDSGFVISLKGFVGAIIGGLVSYPLAAFGSIAVGLVEALSMFWASNYKEIIVFMLIIPFLVWRSMHGQQLEENDG